In Zobellia roscoffensis, the following are encoded in one genomic region:
- a CDS encoding YtxH domain-containing protein has product MSNDSGNVLLAVLTGAIIGVGAGILYAPDKGVKTRKKIKKNALKTKDDLTHRITQATEELTKTAEEKKVDFEQKLEDTISNMSYKADDIIMSLENKLAELKKKNAQLQK; this is encoded by the coding sequence ATGTCAAACGATAGTGGAAATGTTTTGTTGGCCGTACTTACCGGAGCAATTATTGGAGTAGGAGCAGGAATATTGTATGCACCGGATAAAGGTGTGAAGACTAGAAAAAAAATTAAGAAGAACGCTTTAAAGACCAAAGATGATTTAACACACAGAATCACTCAGGCTACGGAAGAGTTAACAAAAACTGCCGAAGAGAAAAAAGTAGATTTCGAACAGAAATTAGAAGATACAATTTCTAATATGAGCTATAAGGCGGATGATATTATTATGAGTCTTGAGAACAAATTGGCCGAATTGAAGAAAAAGAACGCCCAATTACAGAAATAG
- a CDS encoding glutamine--tRNA ligase/YqeY domain fusion protein: protein MSEAVESLNFIEHIVEEDLKNGYSEEDLRFRFPPEPNGYLHIGHASSICLNFGLGLRYNAPVNLRFDDTNPAKEEQEYVDAIKKDVEWLGFTWDTERYASDYFQQLYDWAIELINKGKAYVDEQSSEDMAIQKGTPTQSGTNSPYRNRSVEENLSIFQKMKDGEFEEGTHVLRAKIDMASSNMLMRDPIMYRVLHKSHHRTKTDWCIYPMYDWTHGESDYIEQVSHSFCTLEFAMHRELYDWFLDEVTDTKKLRPKQREFARRNLSHTVVSKRKLLQLVEQNVVTGWDDPRMSTLSGLRRRGYTPESIRNFVDTIGIAKRDNLIDVSLLEFHLRDHLNKVSPRVMGVLDPVKVVITNYPEGEVELLETENNPEDESAGIREVPFSREIYIEKEDFREEANRKFFRLKLGGEVRLKSGYIIKAESCTKDTDGNIIEILCTYDPKSKSGSGTEESLRKVKGTLHWVSVAHALEAEIRLYDRLFTDESPDTHKDKDFMEFINPDSLKVITGFLEPSLANAKSGERFQFQRIGYFCVDPDSTSEKLVFNKTVGLRDTWAKLQKQ from the coding sequence ATGAGCGAGGCAGTTGAATCGTTGAATTTCATCGAACATATTGTTGAAGAAGACTTAAAAAATGGCTATTCTGAGGAGGATTTACGCTTCCGTTTTCCACCCGAACCCAATGGCTATTTACATATAGGCCATGCAAGTTCAATTTGCTTGAATTTTGGGCTGGGATTGCGCTATAATGCACCTGTTAATTTAAGGTTTGATGACACCAATCCGGCCAAAGAGGAACAGGAGTATGTAGACGCTATTAAGAAGGATGTGGAATGGCTTGGTTTTACATGGGATACCGAAAGGTATGCTTCTGATTATTTTCAACAATTGTATGATTGGGCTATTGAATTAATCAACAAAGGAAAGGCATATGTAGATGAGCAGTCATCGGAGGATATGGCCATCCAAAAAGGGACTCCTACACAATCTGGTACGAACAGTCCTTATAGAAATCGTTCTGTAGAAGAGAATTTGTCTATTTTTCAAAAAATGAAAGATGGTGAATTTGAAGAGGGAACACATGTATTAAGAGCAAAAATTGATATGGCTTCTTCTAACATGCTAATGCGCGACCCAATAATGTACCGAGTGTTACATAAATCGCATCACAGAACTAAAACCGATTGGTGTATTTATCCAATGTATGATTGGACACACGGTGAGAGCGATTATATAGAACAGGTATCACATTCTTTCTGCACACTTGAGTTTGCTATGCACCGCGAACTTTATGATTGGTTTTTAGATGAAGTAACGGATACGAAAAAATTACGTCCAAAACAGCGTGAGTTTGCACGTAGGAACCTTAGCCATACGGTAGTTAGTAAGCGTAAGTTGTTACAATTAGTGGAACAGAATGTGGTTACAGGTTGGGATGACCCTAGAATGAGTACCTTATCAGGATTACGCAGACGTGGTTATACACCCGAGTCTATCCGTAATTTTGTGGATACTATAGGAATTGCCAAGCGAGATAATTTGATTGATGTTTCTCTCTTAGAGTTTCATTTACGCGATCATTTGAATAAAGTTTCACCAAGGGTAATGGGTGTTTTAGATCCGGTAAAAGTGGTAATAACAAATTACCCGGAAGGCGAAGTAGAGTTATTGGAAACAGAAAATAACCCAGAAGACGAATCCGCAGGTATACGAGAAGTTCCTTTCTCTAGAGAGATATACATAGAGAAGGAGGATTTTAGGGAGGAAGCAAATCGTAAGTTCTTCCGTTTAAAACTGGGGGGTGAGGTTAGACTTAAATCGGGCTACATCATCAAAGCAGAAAGCTGTACTAAAGATACCGATGGGAATATTATAGAGATTCTATGTACGTATGATCCTAAAAGTAAGAGTGGGAGTGGTACAGAAGAAAGTCTCCGAAAAGTGAAAGGGACTTTACATTGGGTGTCTGTGGCCCATGCTTTGGAGGCCGAAATAAGATTGTATGATCGCTTGTTTACAGATGAAAGTCCTGATACACATAAAGATAAAGATTTCATGGAATTCATTAATCCAGACTCTTTGAAAGTGATCACTGGATTTTTAGAACCTAGTTTGGCAAATGCCAAATCTGGGGAGAGATTCCAATTTCAACGTATTGGCTATTTCTGTGTTGATCCAGATTCAACTAGTGAGAAATTGGTGTTTAATAAAACGGTTGGCTTAAGAGATACTTGGGCTAAACTTCAAAAACAATAA